Within the Amblyomma americanum isolate KBUSLIRL-KWMA unplaced genomic scaffold, ASM5285725v1 scaffold_175, whole genome shotgun sequence genome, the region AGCAACAGATCCTGGCCGCAGGGCTTTGGCAGGGAACCGGGACGTCATGATTTCTATCAAGTCTCGAATCATTCTGCAGTACAAATGTATGATAAAACATTAAATAATAATTTCTTCTCACAGTAAACAGCACTGTATTCTTTTTCATTGCTGTCGACCAAAAATGGCTTGCATTCTTAGAAAACAAGTTCATTGAGAAAAGGACTTACCCAAAAAATGTGAGCACTGGCTCTAGGCTCCCCCCGCTTGCTTCAAGCTCGGTCTTGTATAGGCGGAGGCCATTGAGGACAGtatcaccaaacagctgaaatgcatAACTGACCCtcattttttcaaaattattcggGTTGATGTGGCAACTTCTGATCCCGGGCATAGCTTGAAGAGTAACATTAGTCCCATCGAGCTTCAGGGCTTCTCGCACAGGCCGAAGCGACACCTGTAATACacataaaatatatatttttttcataagAAACAGTTTGTACATGACTACACATATGGCT harbors:
- the LOC144112475 gene encoding uncharacterized protein LOC144112475 → MRVSYAFQLFGDTVLNGLRLYKTELEASGGSLEPVLTFFGMIRDLIEIMTSRFPAKALRPGSVAEGQLLSFLAYLTEWELHAGVQGGFLSASTAVGLRVTELLVLTRK